One genomic segment of Erythrobacter sp. THAF29 includes these proteins:
- a CDS encoding multiheme c-type cytochrome, with the protein MTTRQAIAIVDINAGLVARIVAALALLVAVPTSVANSNSTYEGVASCAGSTCHGRFEGNGAVVRQDEIATWQEPSSPSGAHSRAYAVLASRRGQRIATSLGLGKATQAKECLGCHATFVPSSQRGDRFQISDGVGCESCHGASGGWLAAHYARPATHASNVANGLVPLENPQVRANVCLDCHYGSTKTGQFVTHSMMAAGHPRISFELDLFSSLQQHHDVDADYRARKRAPNSVRFWAVGQAEAVRRSTGLFARSEFGMEGVFPQFYFFDCHSCHRTITDGPERKLTFETNPGRPIPFGNPPFNDENIIMLSAVAGALVPAQADSFRAASRDFHKAMGIDAGGARAAAVELSRRAGSLSNALSQRAYTGADAFRVIGIIADKTTSARFTDYAGSVQAVMAIDTLLNALVREGRVSVGAAAGIRSSINRAYAAVAEPNSYRPAEFREAIRNASAAIGRLS; encoded by the coding sequence ATGACGACACGACAGGCGATCGCGATCGTCGATATCAATGCCGGTCTTGTGGCCCGGATCGTGGCGGCATTGGCTCTGCTCGTCGCGGTCCCGACGAGCGTGGCCAATTCGAATTCCACTTACGAAGGCGTTGCCAGCTGCGCAGGATCGACCTGCCATGGCCGGTTCGAGGGCAATGGTGCGGTCGTTCGGCAGGACGAGATTGCCACCTGGCAGGAACCGTCCTCACCCAGCGGCGCTCACAGCCGCGCCTATGCAGTTCTTGCCTCGAGGCGGGGGCAGCGGATCGCCACCAGCCTTGGCCTCGGCAAGGCGACGCAGGCCAAGGAATGCCTCGGCTGCCATGCGACTTTCGTGCCGTCCTCGCAGCGGGGCGACCGCTTCCAGATCAGCGACGGGGTGGGGTGCGAGAGCTGTCACGGTGCATCGGGCGGATGGCTGGCCGCTCACTATGCCCGTCCCGCGACCCACGCCTCGAACGTCGCCAATGGCCTTGTCCCGCTCGAAAACCCGCAAGTGCGCGCAAATGTCTGCCTCGATTGCCACTATGGCTCCACCAAGACCGGGCAATTCGTCACCCACTCGATGATGGCGGCGGGCCATCCGCGCATTTCCTTCGAGCTCGACCTGTTCAGCTCGCTCCAGCAGCATCACGATGTCGATGCCGATTACCGCGCGAGGAAGCGTGCGCCCAATTCGGTGCGGTTCTGGGCGGTCGGTCAGGCAGAGGCGGTGCGTCGTTCGACCGGCCTGTTCGCCCGGAGCGAATTCGGGATGGAGGGCGTCTTCCCGCAATTCTATTTCTTCGATTGCCATTCGTGCCACCGCACGATCACCGACGGCCCGGAACGCAAGCTCACATTCGAGACCAATCCGGGGCGCCCGATCCCGTTTGGCAATCCGCCTTTCAATGACGAGAACATCATCATGCTGTCCGCAGTTGCAGGTGCGCTCGTTCCCGCGCAGGCCGACAGCTTCCGGGCGGCAAGCCGTGATTTCCACAAAGCCATGGGGATCGATGCGGGGGGCGCCCGGGCGGCGGCGGTCGAATTGTCGCGCCGCGCAGGGTCGCTTTCCAACGCGCTCAGTCAGCGCGCCTATACCGGTGCCGATGCCTTCCGCGTGATCGGGATTATCGCGGACAAAACGACCTCGGCGCGATTCACCGACTATGCCGGATCGGTGCAGGCGGTGATGGCGATCGACACCTTGCTCAACGCGCTCGTGCGCGAGGGTCGCGTTTCGGTTGGCGCTGCGGCGGGGATACGCTCGAGCATCAACCGCGCCTATGCGGCGGTTGCGGAGCCCAATTCCTATCGGCCGGCTGAATTCCGCGAGGCGATCCGCAACGCTTCGGCAGCGATCGGCAGGTTGAGCTAA
- a CDS encoding M24 family metallopeptidase — translation MIKANWKWALATALLACTSSAAAKEPDLPIYPMSETEEPLPERPPILPMRDRAKVIDRVLGQRLDQVIPKIMREQGVEMWVLVAREYFEEPVVASMLDARNFHARRRTLLVFFDPGDGQPVERLTVSRYGLAGLFEPAWDPEKEPDQWKALAAIVSERDPATIAINTSDITAFGDGMTLSQYRGISEALPRTYGDRIVSGETLSVRWLESRVPIELELYPGIVRIAHSLIARALSREVITPGATTVADVQWWYREELARLGISPWFHPGVGIQREGAEGMLRGDTVIEPGDLLWTDFGITYLRLSTDTQHLAYVLKPGESEAPAGLVEGLRNTNRVQDILIDSFEAGLPGNAILARARAKAIAEGLDPSIYSHPIGLHGHGAGSAIGFWDNQEDDPRGAYPVHGGTTWSIELTSYTEVPEWGGQKVDFRSEEDAYFDGETVRFLDGRQTELTLIPSE, via the coding sequence ATGATCAAGGCTAACTGGAAGTGGGCGCTTGCCACTGCACTGCTCGCGTGCACTTCAAGCGCCGCTGCTAAAGAACCTGATCTCCCAATCTACCCGATGAGCGAGACAGAAGAGCCTCTGCCCGAGCGTCCTCCGATCTTGCCTATGCGAGACCGCGCAAAGGTAATTGACCGGGTACTCGGGCAAAGGCTCGATCAGGTCATTCCCAAGATCATGCGCGAACAGGGCGTGGAGATGTGGGTTCTGGTCGCCCGCGAATACTTCGAGGAACCGGTGGTTGCCTCAATGCTCGATGCAAGGAATTTTCATGCGCGCAGGCGCACGCTGCTCGTCTTCTTCGATCCGGGGGATGGACAGCCTGTCGAACGGCTGACAGTGAGCCGCTACGGGCTTGCCGGATTGTTCGAGCCTGCGTGGGACCCCGAGAAAGAGCCGGATCAGTGGAAAGCGCTTGCCGCGATCGTTTCCGAACGCGATCCCGCTACGATAGCGATCAACACGTCCGATATCACAGCATTCGGCGACGGCATGACGCTAAGCCAGTATCGCGGAATATCCGAGGCGCTCCCGCGAACCTATGGAGATCGCATCGTCAGCGGAGAGACGCTTTCGGTGCGCTGGCTCGAGAGCCGCGTTCCAATCGAGCTCGAGCTTTATCCCGGTATTGTGCGAATCGCCCATTCGCTGATCGCGCGCGCTCTATCTCGCGAAGTCATCACGCCGGGTGCAACGACGGTCGCCGATGTCCAATGGTGGTATCGGGAAGAACTGGCGCGGCTTGGCATTTCACCATGGTTTCATCCGGGGGTTGGCATCCAGCGTGAAGGCGCTGAGGGCATGCTGCGCGGCGACACCGTGATCGAGCCGGGCGACCTGCTCTGGACCGATTTCGGTATCACGTATCTTCGACTTTCGACCGATACGCAGCATCTTGCTTATGTGCTGAAGCCTGGCGAGAGCGAGGCCCCGGCGGGTCTGGTCGAGGGCCTGAGAAACACAAACCGTGTGCAGGATATCCTGATCGACAGTTTCGAGGCGGGTCTGCCGGGCAATGCGATTTTGGCGCGGGCCAGAGCGAAAGCGATTGCCGAGGGGCTCGATCCCTCGATCTACTCGCACCCCATCGGTCTCCACGGCCATGGCGCTGGATCTGCAATCGGGTTCTGGGACAATCAGGAGGACGACCCGCGCGGAGCGTACCCGGTGCATGGGGGTACGACATGGTCGATCGAGCTGACAAGCTACACCGAAGTCCCCGAATGGGGCGGCCAGAAGGTCGATTTCCGATCCGAAGAAGACGCCTATTTCGATGGCGAGACCGTGCGTTTCCTCGACGGACGTCAGACAGAATTGACGCTTATCCCTTCGGAATGA
- a CDS encoding adenylate/guanylate cyclase domain-containing protein, whose amino-acid sequence MAETPQDSTTSRGLLRGWRDLREAGAIQLIATALMVAFALFIARYSWVLPWNEEPTPLTSEAERAFYDLRSYYSADIVEQDDRIVMVVYTDQVLIDQGKRSPLPRGVLADALRNIDQMGAKAIGIDILFDQPQDEDAELIAALRSMQTPTAVAYANEFTNQADIVYEQRVFLDDFMAALEGSNARPASIRLDNEFGVTRKWPSIEPDIPPLLGRVMLEDSGAPIERFETYEGAIEYRRSLFADSELFPSISIDTFTDLDPEIVPPLADAIRDKYVLIGGDIVDYDRVETSFTSVTGETPPGLAVHAEIIAQMLDGKAMPQISPVILWALAVLVVVTAILTALLEWPARRLVPLLLFLIVVFVGLPVVLQVRNVDTYGLPAVGWLVGWIIAFTAVTAAARSVGRKQRNFAHGALGKYIPRDIAQAIIDKPELLSLGGEKRQIYVMFSDLEGFTKMSHAIEPEMVAKLLNRYLEMLSQVVLDHGGVIDKFVGDAVVAFWGAPIAREDDAERAAKAGYAIWLAGEAFRAEAAGMGEDLPPIGKTRVGLHFGEAVIGNFGGDTRIQYTALGDSMNTAARLEAANKPLESSVMASREFAERSGLDWWRRMGRVQLRGRAQPVDLYEPAPDFPEVDRVKLAEACDLAEHHRGKAVRLAQEVAARHPDDLALQNFVKRLENLGERGTYVLG is encoded by the coding sequence ATGGCCGAAACTCCACAGGATAGCACGACGAGCCGGGGCCTGCTGCGCGGCTGGCGCGACCTGCGCGAAGCGGGTGCGATCCAGCTGATCGCGACCGCCCTGATGGTGGCGTTTGCGCTTTTCATTGCGCGCTATAGCTGGGTGCTGCCGTGGAACGAGGAGCCGACGCCTCTCACCAGCGAGGCGGAGCGCGCATTCTACGACCTGCGCAGCTATTACTCCGCCGATATCGTCGAGCAGGATGACCGCATTGTGATGGTCGTTTACACCGATCAGGTCCTGATCGACCAAGGCAAACGCTCGCCATTGCCGCGCGGCGTGCTGGCCGATGCGTTGCGCAATATCGACCAGATGGGGGCAAAGGCAATCGGGATCGATATCCTGTTCGATCAGCCGCAAGACGAAGATGCTGAACTCATTGCAGCTTTGCGATCGATGCAGACACCCACGGCCGTCGCCTATGCCAACGAATTCACGAACCAAGCGGATATCGTTTACGAACAGCGCGTCTTTCTGGACGACTTCATGGCCGCGCTCGAAGGCAGCAATGCGCGCCCCGCCAGCATACGGCTCGACAACGAATTCGGAGTGACGCGCAAATGGCCCAGTATCGAGCCGGACATTCCGCCGCTGCTTGGACGGGTCATGCTCGAAGATTCGGGCGCTCCGATTGAGCGCTTTGAAACCTATGAAGGCGCGATCGAATATCGCCGCAGTCTCTTCGCGGATTCAGAACTCTTCCCGTCGATTTCGATCGACACATTCACCGATCTCGATCCAGAAATCGTGCCGCCCCTCGCTGACGCGATCAGGGACAAATATGTGCTGATCGGCGGCGATATCGTCGATTATGACCGGGTCGAGACATCGTTTACATCGGTCACCGGGGAAACGCCGCCTGGGCTCGCGGTCCATGCCGAGATCATCGCGCAAATGCTCGACGGCAAGGCAATGCCGCAAATCTCGCCGGTCATCCTGTGGGCGCTGGCAGTGCTGGTAGTGGTGACCGCGATCCTCACCGCGCTTCTCGAATGGCCTGCGCGCCGGCTCGTGCCGCTGTTGCTGTTCCTGATCGTGGTGTTTGTCGGACTGCCGGTGGTGCTGCAGGTGCGCAACGTCGACACCTATGGTCTGCCAGCGGTGGGCTGGCTGGTCGGGTGGATCATCGCCTTCACCGCGGTGACGGCAGCGGCGCGCTCGGTCGGTCGCAAGCAGCGCAACTTCGCGCACGGCGCGCTCGGCAAATACATTCCGCGCGATATCGCGCAGGCGATCATCGACAAGCCCGAATTGCTCTCACTCGGCGGTGAAAAGCGCCAGATTTATGTCATGTTCTCCGATCTCGAAGGCTTTACCAAGATGAGCCACGCTATCGAACCGGAGATGGTCGCCAAGTTGCTCAACCGCTATCTCGAGATGCTGAGCCAAGTGGTGCTCGACCACGGCGGGGTGATCGACAAATTCGTCGGCGATGCAGTCGTCGCCTTCTGGGGCGCGCCCATCGCCCGCGAAGACGATGCCGAGCGCGCGGCGAAGGCGGGCTATGCGATCTGGCTGGCGGGCGAAGCATTCCGCGCCGAAGCTGCCGGAATGGGCGAAGACCTCCCGCCGATCGGCAAAACCCGCGTCGGCCTCCATTTCGGGGAGGCGGTGATCGGCAATTTCGGCGGTGACACGCGCATCCAGTACACCGCGCTAGGCGACAGCATGAACACCGCCGCGCGGCTGGAGGCAGCGAACAAGCCGCTCGAAAGCTCGGTCATGGCGAGCCGCGAATTCGCCGAACGGTCCGGCCTCGATTGGTGGCGGCGCATGGGGCGGGTGCAGCTTCGAGGACGCGCGCAACCGGTCGATCTGTACGAGCCAGCTCCGGATTTTCCCGAGGTCGACCGCGTTAAGCTTGCAGAAGCCTGCGATCTGGCAGAACATCATCGTGGAAAAGCCGTGCGTCTGGCGCAGGAGGTGGCAGCTCGCCACCCCGATGATTTGGCATTACAGAATTTCGTCAAACGTTTGGAAAATCTGGGGGAAAGAGGAACTTATGTTCTCGGCTAG
- a CDS encoding CHAT domain-containing tetratricopeptide repeat protein, which produces MKKSLFSLVSAAIVGVAALWASPNIAQFADQQSSLSLRDSFPIGDNGLCEAQIQAPEPGAGLFDRRYAVLCRDAAAPVGTLWAVRGRVASEAETRFGGPKASCSPSDLQASPKGLSDVRALMCSREGSIVRRQLVVGETGNRTYAASGLSAYRSALELGIASLASDRIVAGTVDIPLTQTTDAVAFARQQAEAIAPDQALAEAYRRSNSGEFAEAAEFFAASAEILSGNNALDARLNEALLQSNLGNYAEAARLFEETRNGSSADPVLARLQRNYETINALNQGESEMALDLANSPLPNDFEARAELGELRIGEAMANRLSAEGDRAAGSAYALSLTPLERAQLLDGQAHFLRATALRLQGRIDEALSWLRSANSTLAEVREGRVISILWLRAQVLGEIAEIAERQGRVSEAEDLHRQGIALLQATYPGSPALQSARGLLAGLYARNGREDEALTLYREIIADAEGRPLTAIRSLMTPYFKLLLATEDEARIAAEMLAASQLLQRPGLAQTQAVLARELSGGSDEASQLFRRTTNLARSIEQLRVGILQLKANAESNSQVAALVAEREQRLEQLLSQQAEILDQLAQYPRYRAVSGGAVALPELQAILRPGEAYVKLVALNEDTFVIFATADSARAYRASLSPDDLDYLVARLRESIAIAEDGQVMTFPFDLEGARELYVGLFGPIADSLPQNRHIVFEPDGAMLKLPVNLLVTDDASVERYKEQLARDDGDEYDFTGTAWLGRSSEISTSVSPAAFRDVRASRPSGGSRAYLGLGQNVPIGESRATSSRTRSAIAGGSDCLWSPDIWANPIKADELYDAAERLGSSSLVLTRADFTDSEIRSREDLTDYRILHFATHGLVTAPQPECPPRPALLTSFGEGQSDGLLSFAEIFGLRIDADLVILSACDTAGSATVGATREAGVTSGGDYALDGLVRAFVGAGGRTVLASHWPVPDDYNATERLISGLFDQSDFEIAEALRRSQIGLMDDPKTSHPFYWSAFAVVGDGAVKATR; this is translated from the coding sequence ATGAAGAAATCGCTCTTTTCGCTCGTTTCTGCGGCAATCGTTGGCGTAGCGGCTCTTTGGGCATCGCCCAATATTGCCCAGTTCGCCGACCAGCAGAGTTCGCTCAGCCTGCGTGACAGTTTCCCAATCGGGGACAATGGCCTCTGCGAAGCGCAGATTCAGGCTCCCGAACCCGGCGCGGGACTTTTCGACCGGCGCTATGCTGTTCTTTGTCGCGACGCCGCTGCGCCTGTCGGCACCTTGTGGGCTGTGCGTGGACGCGTCGCCAGTGAAGCGGAGACGCGCTTCGGCGGTCCGAAGGCCTCCTGCTCGCCGAGCGACCTTCAGGCCTCGCCCAAAGGCTTGTCCGATGTCCGCGCGCTGATGTGCTCGCGCGAGGGGAGTATCGTGCGGCGGCAATTGGTGGTCGGAGAAACCGGTAACCGAACCTATGCGGCTAGCGGATTGTCCGCCTACCGCTCGGCGCTCGAACTTGGCATCGCATCTCTGGCAAGCGACAGGATCGTGGCGGGCACGGTCGATATTCCGCTGACCCAGACGACCGACGCAGTCGCCTTTGCGCGCCAGCAGGCCGAAGCAATTGCGCCGGACCAGGCACTCGCGGAAGCCTACCGTCGCAGCAATTCGGGCGAATTTGCAGAAGCAGCCGAATTCTTCGCCGCGTCGGCGGAAATTCTTTCCGGCAATAATGCCTTGGATGCTCGGCTCAATGAAGCATTGCTGCAATCCAACCTCGGCAATTACGCAGAGGCAGCGCGGCTTTTCGAGGAGACACGGAACGGATCGAGCGCCGATCCTGTACTCGCCCGCCTCCAGCGCAATTACGAGACGATCAACGCTCTGAACCAAGGCGAGAGCGAAATGGCGCTGGACCTTGCCAACTCGCCGCTGCCGAACGATTTTGAAGCGCGCGCGGAATTGGGTGAATTGCGGATCGGCGAAGCGATGGCAAACCGCCTTTCGGCTGAGGGCGACCGCGCGGCCGGATCGGCTTACGCGCTAAGTCTCACCCCACTGGAGCGCGCGCAGTTGCTCGATGGTCAGGCCCACTTTCTGCGCGCAACCGCGCTGCGTCTCCAAGGCCGCATTGACGAGGCGCTGAGCTGGCTGCGCAGCGCCAACTCCACCCTGGCCGAGGTGCGCGAGGGACGAGTTATCTCGATCCTGTGGCTACGGGCGCAGGTGCTCGGCGAGATCGCCGAGATTGCCGAACGGCAGGGCAGGGTATCTGAAGCCGAAGATCTGCACAGGCAGGGAATTGCCTTGCTTCAAGCGACCTATCCCGGCTCCCCGGCGCTTCAGAGCGCCCGCGGGCTATTGGCCGGGCTTTACGCGCGAAACGGCCGCGAAGACGAGGCGCTGACACTCTATCGCGAGATCATTGCCGATGCAGAAGGCCGTCCGCTCACCGCCATCCGCTCGTTGATGACACCCTATTTCAAACTTCTGCTCGCGACGGAAGACGAAGCAAGGATTGCGGCCGAGATGCTTGCAGCCAGTCAATTGCTCCAGCGCCCGGGTCTGGCGCAGACGCAGGCAGTGCTGGCGCGCGAGCTTTCGGGCGGGAGCGACGAGGCATCCCAGCTGTTCCGGCGGACTACCAATCTTGCCCGCTCAATCGAACAGCTGCGTGTTGGTATTCTTCAACTTAAAGCCAACGCAGAGAGTAATTCGCAGGTGGCGGCACTCGTTGCAGAACGCGAACAGCGGCTGGAACAATTGCTGTCGCAACAGGCTGAAATCCTCGATCAACTTGCGCAGTACCCCCGGTATCGCGCAGTATCGGGCGGGGCGGTTGCGCTGCCCGAATTGCAGGCGATCCTGCGACCGGGTGAAGCCTATGTGAAGCTTGTAGCGCTCAACGAAGATACCTTCGTCATTTTCGCGACTGCCGACAGCGCCCGCGCCTATCGCGCCTCGCTCTCACCGGACGATCTCGATTACCTTGTGGCCCGGCTGCGCGAAAGCATCGCGATAGCCGAGGACGGGCAGGTCATGACGTTCCCGTTCGATCTCGAGGGTGCGCGCGAGCTTTATGTCGGGCTGTTCGGTCCCATTGCTGACAGCCTGCCCCAGAACCGGCATATCGTGTTCGAGCCCGATGGAGCGATGCTCAAGCTGCCGGTCAATCTGCTCGTAACCGATGATGCCAGCGTCGAACGCTACAAGGAGCAGCTCGCCCGCGATGACGGCGACGAGTATGACTTTACCGGCACCGCGTGGCTTGGGCGCAGTTCCGAGATCAGCACATCCGTTTCCCCAGCTGCATTCCGCGATGTGCGCGCTTCGCGCCCCTCCGGCGGTTCGCGGGCCTACCTGGGGCTTGGGCAGAATGTGCCGATAGGCGAGAGCCGCGCGACCTCGTCGCGCACGCGTTCAGCGATTGCGGGCGGGAGCGATTGTCTGTGGTCGCCCGATATCTGGGCCAATCCTATCAAGGCTGACGAACTCTATGACGCGGCAGAGCGGCTTGGGTCTTCCTCGCTGGTCCTCACCCGCGCCGATTTCACCGACAGTGAGATCAGGTCGCGCGAGGATCTCACCGACTACCGCATTCTTCATTTTGCAACGCATGGTCTTGTCACCGCGCCGCAGCCTGAATGTCCACCGCGGCCCGCTCTGCTTACTTCGTTTGGCGAAGGACAATCGGACGGCCTGCTGAGCTTTGCCGAGATTTTCGGCCTCAGGATCGACGCCGACCTGGTCATCCTTTCCGCCTGCGACACTGCGGGCAGCGCCACGGTGGGGGCTACACGCGAGGCGGGCGTGACCTCGGGCGGCGATTATGCGCTCGATGGTCTGGTGCGCGCCTTTGTCGGGGCGGGCGGGCGCACAGTGCTCGCCAGTCATTGGCCGGTGCCCGACGATTACAATGCAACCGAGAGGCTGATCTCGGGCCTATTCGACCAAAGCGATTTCGAAATTGCCGAGGCCCTGCGACGTTCGCAGATCGGTCTGATGGACGATCCGAAGACCTCGCATCCATTCTACTGGTCGGCCTTTGCCGTGGTCGGCGATGGAGCCGTCAAGGCGACCCGCTGA
- a CDS encoding lasso peptide biosynthesis B2 protein, which yields MSVVRSIKRTVLKAEIVSGLAFARLLIKVVPFRLWRRTLGPIDGSGNATAAPLTAREEKMASDIGRIIGRLARRQKFEAVCFPQAMAGRWVLGRRGIPSQIVLGSRRDGSSELQFHAWLKVGDLVVTGQDEYETYQSFTVKDPHASGDA from the coding sequence ATGAGCGTCGTCCGATCCATCAAGCGAACCGTGCTGAAGGCCGAAATCGTGAGCGGGCTCGCGTTTGCGCGGCTACTCATCAAGGTGGTCCCGTTCCGGCTTTGGCGCCGGACCCTCGGGCCGATCGATGGCAGCGGAAATGCCACCGCCGCACCGCTAACCGCGCGCGAGGAAAAGATGGCGAGCGATATTGGGCGGATTATCGGGCGCCTTGCAAGAAGGCAGAAGTTCGAAGCGGTGTGTTTCCCTCAGGCGATGGCCGGACGGTGGGTGCTCGGAAGGCGCGGTATCCCTTCACAGATCGTGCTGGGGTCGCGCCGCGATGGCAGCTCGGAATTGCAGTTTCATGCCTGGCTCAAAGTAGGCGATCTGGTTGTTACGGGACAGGATGAATACGAGACATACCAAAGCTTTACGGTGAAGGATCCGCACGCATCGGGGGACGCATGA